In Oscillatoria acuminata PCC 6304, a single window of DNA contains:
- a CDS encoding response regulator, giving the protein MVENTTVQPQKLEQVRSAAAQLVGSPTKALQKIVTNNLSGRLTIRDTSDPSVFWRVHFGNGKVHFASSLTGYKERLSYYLSRFCPELKELSLEGFQSDYQGICHYWKTGKISLQQAREVLLKLTQEALLQVLNLPQAGLEFEKTVGLDPILLSLPFKQTILPMREAIGKWGKIRAEIASPFQRVFIKNLEQIPKLLWPTFKNIEGIKRLIEVLNRGGCLYEVAQGLKIDVLSLALLLQPLIQAEAVGVKPYQSEKVGNGPIIACIDDSKTTQRHVRAILQAAGYRCLMLTEPAKALTTLARYKPALVLMDINMPEINGYELCRMLRQSSLLQEIPIVMLTGRDGIIDKMRSRMVGANDYITKPFDAQQLLKAIEMQLLGTADSEGETILQTG; this is encoded by the coding sequence ATGGTGGAAAACACGACAGTTCAACCGCAGAAACTAGAGCAGGTTCGCAGTGCCGCAGCCCAGCTTGTCGGGTCACCGACTAAGGCATTACAAAAAATTGTGACCAACAATCTATCCGGGCGACTGACGATTCGAGATACATCGGATCCTTCCGTCTTTTGGCGAGTCCATTTTGGCAATGGAAAGGTGCATTTTGCCAGTAGCCTAACGGGATATAAGGAGCGCCTGAGTTATTACCTCTCTCGGTTCTGTCCAGAACTGAAAGAGCTTTCCCTAGAAGGGTTTCAGTCGGATTACCAAGGGATTTGCCATTACTGGAAAACGGGGAAAATTTCCTTACAACAGGCGCGGGAAGTCTTACTTAAACTAACCCAAGAAGCATTGTTGCAGGTCCTCAACTTACCCCAAGCAGGACTGGAATTTGAAAAGACAGTGGGACTGGACCCAATTCTGCTTTCCCTGCCGTTCAAGCAGACGATTTTACCAATGCGGGAAGCGATTGGGAAATGGGGAAAAATTAGGGCAGAAATTGCCTCGCCGTTTCAGAGAGTTTTTATTAAAAATTTAGAGCAAATCCCTAAACTACTTTGGCCGACATTTAAAAATATTGAAGGGATTAAACGGCTGATTGAAGTGTTAAATCGAGGCGGGTGTCTGTATGAAGTGGCCCAAGGTTTGAAAATTGATGTTCTGTCTTTAGCACTGTTACTGCAACCTTTGATACAAGCGGAAGCGGTGGGGGTGAAACCCTATCAGTCAGAAAAGGTAGGAAATGGGCCGATTATTGCTTGTATTGATGATAGTAAAACAACTCAACGGCACGTTCGGGCGATTTTGCAGGCAGCAGGATATCGCTGTTTGATGTTAACGGAACCGGCGAAAGCCTTAACGACTTTGGCGCGATATAAACCGGCGTTGGTGTTGATGGATATTAATATGCCAGAAATTAATGGTTATGAACTCTGCCGGATGTTGCGCCAGTCGAGTTTGTTGCAGGAGATTCCGATTGTGATGTTAACGGGACGGGATGGGATTATCGATAAAATGCGATCGCGGATGGTGGGGGCAAATGATTATATCACCAAACCCTTTGATGCCCAACAACTCTTGAAGGCGATCGAAATGCAGTTACTCGGCACGGCAGATTCTGAAGGGGAAACGATTCTACAAACCGGCTGA
- a CDS encoding chemotaxis protein CheW — protein MLRTYATLQLSPTVQVVVPKEQVVDEITLLRRQICPIPGVPEAILGVVNISGKLLWVIDLADFLTEVLGLMHRSPSRGDELTLVLIRKDPTPEQDQVEEESTVTPLACVVSDRLATLTLNSRHFTPIPDPWKPLLRPLFSGLTWLEPPTDAAVPRFPVGLLQVSALFEALSRHSSPTAGEFR, from the coding sequence ATGCTTAGAACCTATGCAACTCTGCAATTAAGTCCCACTGTACAAGTCGTGGTCCCGAAGGAGCAAGTGGTAGATGAAATTACCTTATTGCGACGGCAAATTTGTCCGATTCCTGGAGTTCCCGAGGCAATTTTAGGGGTGGTGAATATCTCCGGTAAGCTGCTGTGGGTGATTGATTTGGCTGATTTTTTGACGGAGGTTTTGGGACTGATGCACCGATCGCCCTCGCGAGGGGATGAGTTAACTTTGGTTTTGATTCGCAAGGACCCCACCCCAGAACAGGACCAGGTGGAGGAAGAATCCACCGTCACGCCTTTAGCTTGTGTCGTCAGCGATCGCCTTGCCACCCTCACCCTTAATTCCAGGCACTTTACACCCATTCCCGATCCCTGGAAACCCTTACTCCGTCCCCTCTTCTCCGGTTTAACTTGGCTCGAACCCCCCACCGATGCCGCAGTGCCTCGGTTTCCTGTGGGATTGCTCCAAGTGAGCGCCCTATTTGAGGCCCTCAGTCGGCATAGTTCACCCACTGCCGGAGAATTTCGATGA